Proteins encoded together in one Xenopus laevis strain J_2021 chromosome 6L, Xenopus_laevis_v10.1, whole genome shotgun sequence window:
- the ldlrad4.L gene encoding low-density lipoprotein receptor class A domain-containing protein 4 isoform X3 produces the protein MVVVIICLLNHYKLSSWSFINRQSQSRRREEVLQPEACLWPSDNSVVRQEASEIMYAPRSRDRFITPSFMQRDRFSRFQPTYPYIQHEIDLPPTIALSDGEEPPPYQGPCTLQLRDPEQQMELNRESVRAPPNRTIFDSDLIDISVYNGGPCPPSSNSGISATNYSSNGRMEGPPPTYNEVMGHYPGSSYFHHQQNNTSPLSQRGSRLHFQQTSSESTKVPINGKDRQPGNLV, from the exons ATGGTGGTAGTGATTATCTGCCTTCTTAATCACTACAAACTCTCTTCGTGGTCCTTCATTAACCGGCAAAGCCAAAGTAGAAGACGGGAAGAAGTCTTGCAGCCG GAAGCCTGTTTGTGGCCATCAGACAACTCGGTGGTGAGACAAGAAGCATCGGAG ATCATGTATGCACCAAGGTCAAGGGACAGGTTCATCACTCCTTCCTTTATGCAGAGAGATCGTTTCAGCCGTTTCCAGCCAACATATCCTTACATACAGCATGAAATTGACCTCCCTCCGACAATCGCCCTCTCTGATGGAGAGGAACCTCCGCCCTACCAGGGGCCATGCACTCTGCAGTTACGGGACCCAGAGCAACAGATGGAGCTCAATCGAGAATCTGTCAGGGCACCCCCAAACAGAACCATTTTTGACAGCGACTTAATAGATATTTCAGTGTATAATGGGGGGCCTTGCCCACCAAGCAGCAATTCAGGCATCAGTGCAACCAATTATAGCAGCAATGGCAGAATGGAAGGTCCACCACCGACTTACAATGAAGTCATGGGACATTATCCAGGGTCGTCTTATTTCCACCACCAGCAAAACAACACTTCTCCCTTGTCTCAAAGAGGCAGCAGGCTTCACTTTCAACAGACCAGTTCAGAGAGCACAAAAGTCCCCATCAATGGAAAAGACAGGCAACCAGGAAACCTTGTCTAA
- the ldlrad4.L gene encoding low-density lipoprotein receptor class A domain-containing protein 4 isoform X2 produces MSSDRFDNTTVKDAGLKDLFLVKAELEFVQIIIIIVVITVMVVVIICLLNHYKLSSWSFINRQSQSRRREEVLQPEACLWPSDNSVVRQEASEIMYAPRSRDRFITPSFMQRDRFSRFQPTYPYIQHEIDLPPTIALSDGEEPPPYQGPCTLQLRDPEQQMELNRESVRAPPNRTIFDSDLIDISVYNGGPCPPSSNSGISATNYSSNGRMEGPPPTYNEVMGHYPGSSYFHHQQNNTSPLSQRGSRLHFQQTSSESTKVPINGKDRQPGNLV; encoded by the exons CTGAACTGGAGTTTGTCCAGATCATCATCATAATTGTGGTAATAACAGTAATGGTGGTAGTGATTATCTGCCTTCTTAATCACTACAAACTCTCTTCGTGGTCCTTCATTAACCGGCAAAGCCAAAGTAGAAGACGGGAAGAAGTCTTGCAGCCG GAAGCCTGTTTGTGGCCATCAGACAACTCGGTGGTGAGACAAGAAGCATCGGAG ATCATGTATGCACCAAGGTCAAGGGACAGGTTCATCACTCCTTCCTTTATGCAGAGAGATCGTTTCAGCCGTTTCCAGCCAACATATCCTTACATACAGCATGAAATTGACCTCCCTCCGACAATCGCCCTCTCTGATGGAGAGGAACCTCCGCCCTACCAGGGGCCATGCACTCTGCAGTTACGGGACCCAGAGCAACAGATGGAGCTCAATCGAGAATCTGTCAGGGCACCCCCAAACAGAACCATTTTTGACAGCGACTTAATAGATATTTCAGTGTATAATGGGGGGCCTTGCCCACCAAGCAGCAATTCAGGCATCAGTGCAACCAATTATAGCAGCAATGGCAGAATGGAAGGTCCACCACCGACTTACAATGAAGTCATGGGACATTATCCAGGGTCGTCTTATTTCCACCACCAGCAAAACAACACTTCTCCCTTGTCTCAAAGAGGCAGCAGGCTTCACTTTCAACAGACCAGTTCAGAGAGCACAAAAGTCCCCATCAATGGAAAAGACAGGCAACCAGGAAACCTTGTCTAA